In Ornithodoros turicata isolate Travis chromosome 1, ASM3712646v1, whole genome shotgun sequence, the DNA window TCCAGTGTGCAAGCGGTGAAGATCTGCTTCAAGAGCGTAGAAAGGGAGGAGCAAGTGATCAGTCTCGAACGCCCGGCTTTCAGAATGCAAAACAGCTTTATTTCGTGTCCAGTAAAACCATAGCCACACAGTAAACTTGATACATTAAACGaaatggcagtaacttcacctcctaaccaaccatgatctcgaatgacatcgttctctcctatGATTTGTTGAATGTGACAATTGAACCTCtatatgcaataaggggataagtcgaaaaatcccaaaatgagaaaaggggcctgatatgattgtccgtcccattgacacacatgcatttcctgtttttttaccatgctgtagcgggccaacaaatcgcaataaggtcctaagttttcattggcaggtgcatactggtatgccGATgtaattgcaacaaaaatagtaaaaagaggataagtcgacttatccccttattgcatacagatgtTCAATTatgcagaacataattgtaacagagaaggcgtacgccacttgttttcgacaaatcaggggagtgaacgatgtcattcgagatgatggttggttaggaggtgaaatAAATGTCATTCCGTTCTATATAGGGTATTAGTTCCACAGTCATTCCAGAGTAGTACAAGAGCTACGGATGTGTATACGGATGTGTATTCATTACAACGTTGCTGTTCACGAGTACCTGTCATGCGCTATGAGTTGGTCCAGCAACCCTACTTCTGCGCCGACCAAGGAGAGGGCCTGGGGCACCGTCCTTTTCAGTACCGCAGCAAAAATGCTTTTACTCAGTTCCGAGACGACCTTCTTCTGGTTTTGGGCAACATTCTCCTCTATGTAAACGCTGGGACGGTCGTAGCCTTCACAGGAGCAGTCGAATACTTCGATGCCCCTGTTATCGTAGCGAATTCCCAAACGAAAGCGTACATTTTTTGCGGCGGTGTTAACATGAAGCCACTTGTGGGAGCCGCCCTTGCCTTCCAGAAGGTCATAGCTGCTCAGCTCCAGTTCGGGGACTTCCAGGACCATCTGAAATGTTCTCCCGTTAGAAGTCGTCTACGCTTTGCCGAGGTGGCAAGTCTAATATGTTGTGGATGTACAGAAGACGGGAATGCCCTGGTAAGCGGTTTAGTACTTTCAGGGTGTAATTTAGAAATATCACTCTTCACAGTAAACtgttttacacttttttggtgcaaatggcttgtcccacggtactttaaaagcgataaaacccccgtgccggggaacaagtcaaaagacgacacaacacacatgGCACAGACACAGGCATTTTTTGTCCCacggcgaacgcctttttggtgttgcctttacactcgaatgatgggtgttttctaaaacaccctttagttaagtgtattcctaataaaacactcttataatggcgtttaaaaacaaaaacacccttaaaagtgatgtattctattgaaaacaccttttggGATGGAATTGTTTTCTGGCAAATATTCCCTCTCAAATAGCTAGTGTAATAcgagcttccgcggcagcatgcccTATGGCAGgcaccaccctgaacacggCACACTTCCTGCCGTGGTTGCatccggagcgcaatgcgtcacaAGCACGCGTCGTTAGTTtcgtaacactgtgggaccaacgtgagtgccgaGGTTTGAAGAGACCAGCTGGGCAcactcagtagcctatattggcgtatcGGATGGAtgatatactgaaatacaatttgttggggcacgttcgttaaatGTGAtcgggcgggaaacgtttgtagcGGTGGTgggaatgcgtttttgcaattaacacccacgcttgcaacgagtcaaagatatcagcGAAATTCCTGGcatccttccctgtcaaatactgtgtttttaactcagatTATCGTCtgtaatgtgattacttgctgtgAAACCAgtataatttttctctcacgaattaaaacaccattattaacaccatattcccaattcaaatggtGTGTAAAAAAACTGTGTATTGGACATAAACACCTGTTCCAGCGCCCCACTTTACACCATGaatgatcgacattggataaaatgtggtgtatgtcgatattacacctttagtaatgtttttcttgcaccctttgcggaatagaaaaATGTGTTTTTAGAAGAATACTCCatttttgagcgaataaaggtgtaaaatgatttgcTGGTGTAAAATGAATGTGTTGGGAACAACCTGACGAAGAACAATTGACTGGTGCGTTTCCATCTGAGCATGTGAAAACGAAGACGTGACCAGGAAGCACACAGGACAGGTCGCAGCTTACAACAGTAAATATATTATACTCACACCGCCTGAGACCTCGTCTTCGTTGACCCGAACCAACCAACATAAAATAGCCAAACGAAACAACAATCTCTCGGGACCGTATTTGTTTTTGTATGTGCGTTTTGCCTGTAGATTGCTTTTCCATCCAGACAGAGCAGTTCCATCAAGCTGTTCCAGCACAACCACCAATTAGTCAAAGATTTAGACCTCCGCGCGCTTgtcatcggggggggggggggggggggggtgtctgTAATGTCGAAACTGGCTTGCTGTTGTTGGCCACGCGCCAGTgcgcatcgtcacgactatagcgaCACAGAAAAACAGATGAAGATGGGGGTTGAAGGTGGGGTGTGTACACGATGAATGAAACTCGATGAGAGAGAAGTGCACAGTGGATGGGAGGTACGCTATAGGGGTCGTATAGGGATGTTGAGGAAGGTGTCATTTGAGGCGGACCAGTGTTCCATGGCCAAATTCTAATGAGCTATGCGCacttccatttttttttaaataataagaagaagaagaggcggACGAAGAAATGAACATTAACACTGTGGATGTCTGCTGAACGGGCACAGTTGTTGCAGCAGCGGCGCAGCATCATCATCACGTGATAGGGCAGGTGAATATGTGTTTCGATATACCGGGTGGGATATACTATAGCAATGGGACTGATTTCCGCCATCTTTAGTCAGGCACAGTCTGATGCCCGCACTGCCTAGTGTGTGCCTggggggcggcgccccccccccaatctgtgtAACCtagcctgacctaacctaactaaaatACGCTTACCTGACCTAACTAAAGGCTCATACCTTTCGCAACATCACCCGTCCgaagccgttaggcttagcatggccGTGTTTTTCTGTGCTTTAGATTGTGTTAATGAAATGCATGTAAAAAAGGTTCCAGACCACATCATTTTATAATGTTTATATTTTTAGACTCGGTACATGGTCTTCTCTCACTCTCAtgcattatttcacttttaacCACAGT includes these proteins:
- the LOC135400670 gene encoding uncharacterized protein LOC135400670, giving the protein MPRKWLIALHAVFCIAHGNARHHYDSDEHDEEAAWKCAQIVADYFSNSEDLKSYYVEDYSESSGGNRLNVKHASLSGFYDIVAEEADLVHKRSVSELTMVLEVPELELSSYDLLEGKGGSHKWLHVNTAAKNVRFRLGIRYDNRGIEVFDCSCEGYDRPSVYIEENVAQNQKKVVSELSKSIFAAVLKRTVPQALSLVGAEVGLLDQLIAHDRYS